A genome region from Candidatus Woesearchaeota archaeon includes the following:
- a CDS encoding 30S ribosomal protein S17e: MGRIKTKLIKRTTNELIHRHMDDFKVDFEQNKRLVSKFMDIPSKKMRNIIAGYVTRLSKKKETI, translated from the coding sequence ATGGGGAGAATCAAGACTAAACTAATCAAGAGAACCACAAATGAGCTTATCCATAGGCACATGGATGACTTCAAGGTTGACTTTGAGCAGAATAAGAGACTGGTCTCCAAATTCATGGACATACCTTCGAAGAAGATGAGGAACATCATCGCAGGATATGTCACCAGGCTTTCGAAGAAGAAAGAGACCATCTGA
- a CDS encoding archaeosortase/exosortase family protein, whose amino-acid sequence MELRRSIILRSALYCVIIVALQFFFSLFDRKYPFPGAVYTTDLVGSALFVGVVFLLLCWDGLKNIQFHRMSAIEIAVSSLISILLFSVYLFLKLSGHHDPLLRFPILFFACASLLSAVFGSRNIRMLARRYQVHIVLMPLFVLTAYFAVIFFRGLTSSLIPAISRLIILPFPTARLISANIIKVDDFIITIAEQCSGIESLLLFLSLFLVFWIISRREVCHRKMLSLLLIGLFLIWCLNIFRLMLLIWVGLHSRSFALGLFHSNISWLIFLAFFCLFWSVSFRFARKPL is encoded by the coding sequence ATGGAGCTGCGCAGGTCTATTATTCTTAGGTCAGCATTGTACTGTGTGATCATTGTCGCTCTGCAGTTCTTCTTCTCCTTGTTTGACAGGAAATATCCTTTTCCGGGTGCAGTGTACACAACAGATCTTGTCGGCTCCGCCCTGTTCGTGGGTGTTGTCTTTCTTCTGCTCTGTTGGGATGGGTTGAAGAATATCCAGTTTCATAGGATGAGCGCCATAGAGATTGCGGTATCTTCACTCATCTCTATCCTTCTCTTTTCTGTCTATCTGTTCCTGAAATTATCTGGGCATCATGATCCATTGCTGAGATTTCCTATCCTTTTCTTTGCTTGTGCTTCGCTTTTGTCTGCTGTTTTTGGCTCAAGGAACATCAGGATGCTGGCACGAAGATATCAAGTGCATATTGTGTTGATGCCCTTGTTTGTACTGACAGCCTATTTTGCTGTGATATTCTTCAGAGGGCTGACTTCATCACTAATACCTGCAATCTCCAGATTGATAATCCTGCCTTTTCCAACTGCTAGGCTGATATCAGCCAATATAATCAAGGTAGATGATTTCATAATAACAATAGCCGAACAGTGTTCTGGAATAGAATCCTTGTTGCTGTTCCTTTCCCTTTTCCTGGTTTTCTGGATAATCAGCAGGAGAGAGGTCTGTCACAGAAAGATGCTGTCCCTACTGCTGATCGGCCTTTTTTTGATCTGGTGCCTGAACATTTTCAGGCTCATGCTCCTTATCTGGGTGGGTCTACACAGCAGGAGCTTTGCATTAGGCCTTTTCCATTCAAACATAAGCTGGCTCATTTTTCTTGCTTTTTTCTGCCTTTTTTGGTCTGTCTCTTTCAGATTTGCCCGAAAACCTTTATAA
- a CDS encoding mechanosensitive ion channel, with product MAFRLIMDDILLKLIVSVAVLLIGLLLSKAGERIIISYYRKKYKFIKKAPLARTYSAIVWTLTIIIALLFLRVDISRELFLNAYQSLPRLLSIVLVLILVITLVNLVIYFLKKILSTTGLTDYLRENKNEQVIDVIIWVLRLLLYILLGLAALEALGFNVSRAISTFGSIIYPLFLLFLLFVFIGLKDIFQNFFISLYLRGNKKYRVGMRIRINGDVGTLKEIGSQDVLISTDQGNYLYVPNKSFINYNKNIKKAMTDLDTLEKIKSHFVAQHPSYCGPASASMILNIFGFEISQEQIGEQANTEKDVGTHPDALIKVIQKLAKNQVKGVWIDTTQFNDLKVELQSWLNDGALTIVDYKKNILFPSSKKAHYSACLGIEGDDAIILDPSKVTGGVYFVNIPLLFKGMDTYSDLIQGKRGFIVLAPKGTTAFERIEQGMHFYDISLYKKLNKNFRKNLNSMIKETKLLEFILPDPVREYMKKYESSEKVSRIWSVLEAEEKE from the coding sequence ATGGCATTCAGACTAATCATGGATGATATCCTCCTGAAGCTCATTGTATCAGTAGCAGTGCTACTCATAGGGTTGCTCCTATCAAAGGCAGGAGAGAGGATAATCATATCATATTACAGGAAGAAATACAAATTCATCAAGAAGGCTCCGCTCGCAAGGACATATTCAGCGATAGTCTGGACACTGACAATCATCATAGCACTTCTCTTCCTCAGGGTAGATATCTCAAGAGAACTGTTCCTGAATGCCTACCAGTCCCTGCCAAGGCTGCTCAGCATAGTGCTGGTGCTCATACTCGTGATAACCCTCGTCAACCTTGTCATATATTTCCTGAAAAAGATACTATCGACAACAGGACTGACAGATTATCTCAGGGAGAACAAGAACGAGCAGGTGATAGATGTCATAATATGGGTGCTGAGGCTGCTCCTGTATATCCTCCTCGGACTGGCAGCACTTGAAGCCCTCGGGTTCAATGTCAGCAGGGCCATATCCACCTTCGGCAGCATAATCTACCCATTATTCCTGCTCTTCCTGCTGTTCGTATTCATCGGACTCAAGGATATCTTCCAGAACTTCTTCATCAGCCTATATCTCAGGGGCAACAAGAAATACAGGGTCGGCATGAGGATAAGGATAAATGGGGATGTGGGCACGCTGAAAGAGATAGGGAGCCAGGATGTCCTGATAAGCACAGACCAGGGCAATTACCTTTATGTGCCGAACAAGAGCTTCATCAACTACAACAAGAACATCAAGAAAGCCATGACAGACCTGGACACCCTTGAGAAGATAAAATCACATTTCGTCGCACAGCACCCGAGCTACTGCGGGCCTGCAAGCGCGAGCATGATACTGAACATATTCGGATTCGAGATAAGCCAGGAGCAGATAGGGGAACAGGCAAATACAGAGAAGGATGTGGGGACACACCCGGATGCGCTCATCAAAGTCATCCAGAAACTCGCAAAGAACCAGGTCAAGGGCGTATGGATAGACACCACACAGTTCAATGACCTGAAAGTGGAGCTCCAGAGCTGGCTCAATGACGGTGCACTCACCATAGTCGACTACAAGAAGAACATCCTCTTCCCGAGCTCAAAGAAGGCGCATTACTCTGCATGCCTGGGCATCGAAGGCGATGATGCGATCATACTCGACCCGTCAAAAGTGACAGGAGGGGTCTACTTTGTCAACATACCTCTGCTGTTCAAGGGCATGGACACATACTCAGATCTCATCCAAGGCAAGAGAGGTTTCATAGTGCTCGCCCCTAAAGGGACGACAGCATTCGAGAGGATCGAGCAGGGCATGCATTTCTATGACATATCATTATACAAGAAGCTGAACAAGAATTTCAGGAAGAACCTCAACAGCATGATAAAGGAGACCAAGCTTCTCGAGTTCATACTGCCTGACCCGGTAAGGGAATACATGAAAAAATATGAAAGCAGCGAGAAGGTCTCAAGGATCTGGAGCGTATTAGAGGCAGAGGAGAAGGAATAG
- a CDS encoding TldD/PmbA family protein, with protein sequence MNQAISYLRKQNLKFWDIRIEESHASSLSVRNKEVQDIGYSNNKSYSIRVLHKNAFGFINSDNFSQMLESARKAVRISKILEKHTKDKIEIAPYKRIMENKSMRLVDFNIEQARKLLIDATDRKRCNNHIKDIGASFSQQDLEKTYYNSEGSEIIQNHQYSEGVITATARRGNATESYSNAFPNFRYLDIVTQRACKHAVEMLDAVELKTGHYDVLLDNELTGVFVHEALGHCLEADNIISRSSVLWDKKGKKIASDKVTVIDDPEQQGYGFYYFDDEGIPGKKTTLIENGLLKGFMHSRETAAAMGAKPTGNGRCQDISTRPIVRMSNTYIKKGGNTFDQLLEKLKNGLYLKGENSGEVDSTTGEFEFSVKAAYEIKNYTVARLFKNVTLVGNLLDIMKNVSAVGNKYDIPKPSYCEKDGQQVPVNGFNPQILIKDALVVGND encoded by the coding sequence ATGAACCAGGCAATATCATACCTCAGGAAACAGAATCTCAAGTTCTGGGACATAAGGATAGAGGAATCGCATGCATCAAGCCTGTCTGTGAGAAACAAGGAAGTGCAGGACATAGGCTATTCCAACAACAAGAGCTACTCGATAAGGGTCCTGCATAAGAACGCGTTCGGCTTCATCAATTCAGACAACTTCAGCCAGATGCTGGAGAGTGCCAGGAAAGCTGTCAGGATATCAAAAATCCTCGAGAAGCACACAAAAGACAAGATAGAGATAGCGCCCTACAAAAGGATCATGGAGAACAAGTCAATGCGGCTGGTCGACTTCAACATTGAGCAGGCAAGGAAGCTCCTCATCGATGCCACAGACAGGAAGAGATGCAACAATCACATCAAGGATATCGGAGCAAGCTTCAGCCAGCAGGATCTCGAGAAGACCTACTACAATTCTGAAGGATCCGAGATAATCCAGAACCACCAATATTCAGAGGGGGTCATAACAGCAACAGCCCGACGAGGCAATGCCACTGAATCATATTCAAACGCGTTCCCGAACTTCAGGTATCTTGACATAGTCACACAGAGGGCCTGCAAGCATGCAGTTGAGATGCTGGATGCAGTTGAACTGAAGACAGGCCACTACGATGTGCTTCTAGACAATGAGCTCACAGGGGTATTTGTACATGAAGCACTGGGGCACTGCCTTGAGGCAGACAATATAATCAGCAGATCAAGCGTCCTCTGGGACAAGAAAGGCAAGAAGATAGCGTCAGACAAGGTCACAGTCATAGATGACCCTGAACAGCAGGGATACGGGTTCTATTATTTCGACGACGAGGGCATACCAGGCAAGAAGACCACACTCATAGAGAATGGATTGCTGAAAGGATTCATGCACTCGAGGGAGACAGCAGCAGCGATGGGAGCAAAGCCAACAGGCAACGGCAGATGCCAGGACATAAGCACAAGGCCCATTGTCAGGATGTCAAACACATACATCAAGAAAGGAGGCAATACATTCGACCAGCTCCTGGAAAAGCTCAAGAACGGGCTGTATCTCAAGGGAGAGAACTCCGGAGAAGTGGACAGCACCACAGGCGAGTTCGAATTCTCGGTCAAGGCAGCATATGAGATAAAGAACTACACTGTGGCAAGACTTTTCAAGAATGTCACATTGGTCGGGAACCTGCTCGACATAATGAAGAATGTGAGCGCTGTGGGCAACAAGTATGACATCCCTAAGCCCAGCTACTGCGAGAAGGACGGACAGCAGGTTCCTGTGAACGGATTCAACCCGCAGATACTCATAAAAGATGCGCTGGTGGTGGGCAATGACTGA
- a CDS encoding TldD/PmbA family protein yields MTEIYEKAQNLLDYARKHADEAQVNAIHQKEKVMLIQNNKVELIEYGERKAYWLRIIKDKRMGTASSNNPDQNLAKRALKIARTSPKMHHYYGLPQKQRFRRMKIFDKRMPLIDFEQLSQTGKDVLKGLKGLNVLLVKIITMEGDTCILNTNGVDYTELETSNSIGSSTSNKLNINLWKTASERRLIDFHAYARSVADDMKRMKKPEPLKNAVDDIVFAPVPFSEIMDGAFMGNLDLSSTNSRFRTGYDFGCDMSITDKGHMDYGIMTSSFDDDGVPTSDTQLIKNGIINEKISDYQTAKRFRKRPTGNAGGFSNVVVSGKNSIRDIDKGVLVTAVLGEDNSNALTTEFSVEVDRGFMIENGQITRPVNEFMISGRFTDLMKSIAGYGKDVTNVHGFYLPSVHVHGLKTKLF; encoded by the coding sequence ATGACTGAGATATATGAGAAGGCGCAGAACCTGCTGGACTATGCAAGGAAGCATGCAGACGAAGCCCAGGTGAATGCGATACACCAGAAAGAGAAGGTCATGCTGATACAGAACAACAAGGTCGAGCTCATAGAATACGGGGAAAGGAAGGCTTACTGGCTCAGGATAATCAAGGACAAGAGGATGGGCACAGCAAGCAGCAACAATCCGGACCAGAACCTAGCAAAAAGAGCACTGAAGATCGCAAGGACAAGCCCGAAGATGCATCATTATTACGGCCTGCCTCAGAAACAGAGATTCAGGAGGATGAAGATATTCGACAAGAGGATGCCTCTGATCGACTTCGAGCAACTCTCACAGACAGGCAAGGATGTGCTCAAAGGGCTCAAAGGGCTCAATGTGCTGCTTGTCAAGATCATCACAATGGAAGGGGACACCTGCATACTCAATACGAACGGCGTAGACTACACTGAGCTCGAGACAAGCAACTCGATAGGGTCAAGCACATCAAACAAGCTGAACATCAACCTGTGGAAGACAGCATCAGAAAGGAGACTCATAGACTTCCATGCATACGCGCGGAGCGTGGCAGATGACATGAAGAGGATGAAGAAGCCTGAGCCTCTCAAGAATGCAGTCGATGACATAGTATTCGCGCCAGTCCCGTTCTCAGAGATAATGGACGGGGCATTCATGGGGAACCTTGACCTGTCATCGACAAACTCAAGATTCAGGACAGGGTATGATTTCGGCTGCGACATGAGCATAACAGACAAGGGCCATATGGATTACGGCATAATGACAAGCAGCTTCGATGACGACGGCGTGCCTACAAGCGACACGCAGCTCATAAAGAACGGGATAATCAATGAGAAGATCAGCGACTACCAGACAGCAAAGAGATTCAGGAAAAGGCCCACAGGAAATGCAGGAGGATTCTCGAATGTGGTTGTATCAGGGAAGAACAGCATCAGAGACATCGACAAGGGTGTCCTTGTGACAGCAGTCCTGGGAGAAGACAACTCAAATGCGCTCACAACAGAATTCAGCGTAGAGGTCGACAGGGGATTCATGATCGAGAATGGGCAGATAACAAGGCCTGTGAATGAGTTCATGATATCAGGGAGGTTCACAGACCTCATGAAGAGTATAGCAGGGTATGGGAAAGACGTTACAAATGTCCATGGGTTCTACCTGCCGTCAGTGCATGTGCACGGGCTTAAGACAAAACTTTTCTGA
- a CDS encoding DUF2206 domain-containing protein — protein MHWSDLILFAAAPLPLVALFGAKSMDAGSPLLNIILIISIIVIFILCIIVHKNLSPAVFCIILFLFAFSLLLMNSARSGHVVGEDIRTEFFYFQQTLENGWDPADTHPYNWSLSTNILPSILYFITRMDPVWVYKVLMQLIFAISAPTVSLIARFFLSDMESFLASFLFIAQWTFIYEMPRHIRQEIALLLFALFILAYMHGNIVLMVLFALLIVVSHYTTAFMFAVFLALLCMSRILSHNRIKLSFVILVCSFILLYLGVLSNILYHDSIRSAFSAIDFSKDKVMDIYKKPGASIAGPVINKESASTQSNPYRDRLSELNKVKRIVKIAGLLTRLLIIIGFIYVLCRFFINKESSFMLIATSIFFLFLLVMLASPLLQKHYGITRLYQQSLVILAPLFVFGAKPLRRFSVPLLSIILILQLITNSGLIYAMYDVDYPIAFSNSGFDYDRIYIHDAELDAAQWVSEQKIARIYANSWARGILILKGLDDAQELAGIDSLPPDSIVFLRERNREFIDIGETIYSVPISQTIFPNMLADENKVYDNGAAQVYYS, from the coding sequence ATGCATTGGTCAGATCTGATATTGTTTGCTGCAGCTCCTTTGCCATTGGTGGCTCTGTTTGGAGCAAAGTCAATGGATGCAGGAAGCCCTCTGTTGAACATAATCCTCATCATCTCAATAATCGTCATATTCATACTCTGCATCATAGTCCATAAGAATCTCTCACCTGCAGTTTTCTGCATCATCCTGTTCCTGTTCGCTTTCTCTTTGCTTCTCATGAACTCTGCCAGGTCAGGTCATGTTGTCGGAGAGGATATCAGGACAGAATTCTTCTACTTCCAGCAGACCCTGGAGAATGGATGGGATCCTGCAGACACGCATCCTTACAATTGGTCCTTGAGCACGAATATCCTGCCTTCAATTCTTTATTTTATCACAAGGATGGATCCTGTCTGGGTCTATAAGGTCCTGATGCAGCTCATCTTTGCGATATCTGCCCCGACTGTATCCCTCATAGCGAGATTTTTCCTGTCAGACATGGAGAGCTTCCTCGCATCATTCTTGTTCATTGCCCAATGGACTTTCATCTATGAGATGCCCAGGCATATCAGGCAGGAGATTGCACTCCTTTTATTCGCTTTGTTCATCTTGGCATATATGCATGGCAACATTGTGCTAATGGTCCTGTTCGCATTGCTTATCGTCGTCTCACATTACACAACAGCTTTCATGTTTGCTGTATTCCTTGCATTGCTCTGCATGTCAAGGATCTTGTCCCATAACAGGATTAAGCTGTCTTTTGTGATTTTGGTGTGCTCTTTCATACTCCTTTATCTTGGTGTCCTTTCAAACATTTTATATCATGATTCCATCAGGTCTGCCTTCTCTGCGATTGATTTCAGCAAGGATAAAGTCATGGATATCTACAAGAAGCCGGGTGCTTCAATAGCTGGACCAGTTATCAACAAGGAAAGCGCCTCAACCCAGTCCAATCCTTACAGAGACAGGCTCTCAGAGCTGAACAAGGTCAAGAGAATCGTAAAAATTGCCGGTCTGTTGACAAGATTGCTTATTATTATTGGGTTCATTTATGTTCTGTGCCGGTTTTTCATTAACAAAGAATCTTCTTTCATGCTTATCGCAACCTCAATATTCTTTCTTTTCCTGCTGGTTATGCTCGCTTCTCCACTGCTGCAGAAGCATTATGGAATCACAAGATTATATCAACAATCTTTGGTGATCCTTGCTCCTTTGTTTGTATTTGGTGCAAAGCCGCTCAGAAGATTTTCAGTGCCATTGTTATCTATCATTCTCATCCTTCAGCTCATCACGAATTCAGGCCTCATTTACGCAATGTATGATGTTGATTATCCTATTGCTTTTTCTAATTCAGGTTTTGATTATGACAGGATATATATCCATGATGCTGAGCTGGATGCTGCTCAGTGGGTCTCAGAGCAGAAGATCGCCAGGATCTATGCGAACTCATGGGCAAGAGGCATACTGATTTTGAAAGGGTTGGATGATGCACAGGAGCTGGCCGGCATTGATTCATTGCCGCCTGACAGCATTGTGTTCTTGAGAGAGAGGAACAGGGAGTTCATTGATATCGGTGAGACAATATATTCAGTCCCGATCAGTCAGACAATATTTCCAAATATGCTTGCAGACGAGAACAAGGTGTATGATAATGGAGCTGCGCAGGTCTATTATTCTTAG
- the albA gene encoding DNA-binding protein Alba yields the protein MTDDNSIFIGGKPFMNYVTGVVMQLTTKNAGEVIVKARGKFISRAVDVVEVATKRFLEGQAKVKDIRIDSEEFENKEGRKVRVSTIEVIIAKV from the coding sequence ATGACAGACGACAACTCTATCTTTATCGGCGGCAAGCCGTTCATGAATTATGTGACTGGTGTTGTGATGCAGCTGACCACGAAGAACGCCGGCGAAGTCATAGTGAAGGCGAGGGGCAAGTTCATCTCCAGGGCAGTGGATGTCGTTGAGGTGGCCACCAAGAGATTTCTGGAAGGGCAGGCCAAGGTCAAGGACATAAGGATCGACAGCGAGGAGTTCGAGAACAAGGAAGGTAGGAAAGTAAGGGTCTCGACAATCGAGGTCATTATCGCCAAAGTCTGA
- a CDS encoding bifunctional (p)ppGpp synthetase/guanosine-3',5'-bis(diphosphate) 3'-pyrophosphohydrolase — MDFQELKKHILEHNPKANIELIQKAYRLSERSHKDQKRASGEPYFIHLYACAEIVVEMGGDTASICAALLHDVVEDTPVTKDQIAKEFGDEIANIVQALTNLRQIKFETKEEYKAENIRKILIASMKDIRVILVKLADKLHNMRTLQHFREDKRKRIAEEVHKIYSPIAHKLGMNNIKAELDDLALKWRFPEVYRQFEQRLAKDADQRDKDIKRIIETIKHEISLRGIKAEVFGRAKSFFSIYKKMVKKHKEFNEIFDVNAVRIITGSVPDCYSVLGIIHDLWKPMPGKFKDYIAVPKSNGYQSLHTVVIGPHGKILEVQIRTWEMHHLAEEGIAAHWRYSGTERDKKFDKKVDWLKQVLEWMRHSDNASDFIETLKIDFLKDEIVAFTPKGDPISLPEGSTPIDFAYEIHTSIGNRTAKAKVNNKMVQLDTVLKSGDIVDILTSKSAKPNRQWLNFVRTTKAKNKIRQAAGLSLEHSAKQARLRHQAKQKETGSNPLDHLEIDEKDKSNVKLSKCCNPGYMDDIESYKTRDNRITIHKVGCPNIAVLKGKARRLDLNWKKELKSVRMTVVVQNRVGLLAEMLDAFAAENVDISSVNSVSKKDRIHVIFEWTSPHIGYLEHLTRRIKEIRNVVDCIVDMKTIT, encoded by the coding sequence ATGGATTTCCAGGAACTCAAGAAGCACATTCTAGAACATAATCCCAAGGCTAATATTGAGCTGATACAGAAAGCTTACAGGCTTTCAGAAAGATCTCATAAGGATCAGAAGAGGGCCTCTGGCGAGCCTTATTTCATCCATCTGTACGCATGTGCCGAGATAGTGGTCGAGATGGGTGGTGATACTGCTTCCATCTGCGCTGCTTTGCTGCATGATGTTGTAGAGGATACTCCTGTGACAAAGGATCAGATCGCTAAGGAGTTCGGTGATGAGATCGCTAATATAGTGCAGGCCTTGACCAATCTGCGCCAGATCAAGTTCGAGACAAAAGAGGAATACAAGGCAGAGAACATCAGGAAGATCCTGATCGCATCAATGAAGGATATCAGGGTCATACTTGTCAAGCTTGCAGACAAGCTCCATAATATGAGGACCCTCCAGCATTTCAGGGAGGATAAGAGGAAGAGGATCGCTGAAGAGGTCCATAAGATATATTCTCCGATAGCGCATAAGCTTGGCATGAACAATATCAAGGCTGAGCTTGATGATCTTGCCCTCAAGTGGCGCTTCCCAGAAGTGTACAGGCAGTTCGAGCAGAGGCTTGCTAAGGATGCTGATCAGAGGGACAAGGATATCAAGAGGATAATCGAGACCATCAAGCATGAGATCAGCCTTAGGGGTATAAAGGCAGAGGTTTTCGGCAGGGCAAAGAGCTTTTTTTCTATATACAAGAAGATGGTGAAGAAGCATAAGGAGTTCAATGAGATCTTTGATGTGAATGCAGTGAGGATCATCACCGGCTCTGTGCCTGACTGCTACAGTGTCCTTGGCATCATCCATGACCTCTGGAAGCCCATGCCTGGGAAGTTCAAGGATTATATTGCTGTCCCTAAATCAAATGGGTATCAGTCCCTCCACACTGTTGTGATAGGGCCTCATGGCAAGATACTTGAGGTGCAGATAAGGACTTGGGAGATGCATCATCTTGCTGAGGAGGGCATTGCTGCCCACTGGCGTTATTCCGGCACTGAGCGTGACAAGAAGTTCGACAAGAAGGTCGACTGGCTGAAGCAGGTCCTTGAGTGGATGCGTCACTCTGATAATGCTTCTGATTTCATCGAGACATTGAAGATAGATTTCCTGAAAGACGAGATAGTCGCTTTCACCCCAAAAGGTGATCCTATCTCCCTTCCTGAAGGATCCACTCCGATTGATTTCGCTTATGAGATCCACACGAGCATAGGGAACAGGACTGCCAAGGCCAAGGTGAATAATAAGATGGTCCAGCTCGATACAGTGCTCAAGAGCGGGGATATAGTTGACATACTCACCAGCAAGAGCGCGAAGCCTAATAGGCAGTGGCTCAACTTTGTCCGCACCACTAAGGCCAAGAACAAGATCAGACAGGCTGCCGGCCTTTCTCTCGAACACAGTGCGAAGCAGGCAAGGCTGCGTCATCAGGCCAAGCAGAAGGAGACTGGGTCTAATCCCCTGGATCATCTCGAGATCGATGAGAAGGATAAATCCAATGTCAAGCTCTCAAAATGCTGCAACCCGGGGTATATGGATGATATAGAATCATACAAGACAAGGGATAACCGGATCACGATACATAAGGTTGGCTGTCCTAACATTGCTGTCCTCAAGGGAAAAGCCAGGAGGCTTGATCTGAATTGGAAAAAGGAGCTGAAGTCTGTCAGGATGACTGTTGTTGTGCAGAACAGGGTCGGTCTGCTTGCTGAGATGCTTGATGCCTTTGCTGCTGAGAATGTCGATATCTCCTCTGTGAACTCTGTGTCCAAGAAGGACAGGATACATGTCATATTCGAATGGACAAGTCCTCACATAGGATATCTCGAGCACCTTACCCGGAGGATAAAGGAGATTAGGAATGTCGTCGACTGCATTGTTGATATGAAGACAATCACTTGA
- a CDS encoding GNAT family N-acetyltransferase, with protein MVKISSIRFRKLKMPEIEKIKPLWQGLMDDNFDKVAKRNPNLKEERKMIKNPWRDVKKYYSDNIKKGKGVIFVAEHNDEIIAHNFNLIKLNIPIFLPKELGYIGELYVEKGYRSLGIGNRFRKMAFDWFKKKGIKRASIQVMRDNPMAHKLYKRWGFHDFKIEMRKNL; from the coding sequence ATGGTAAAAATATCAAGCATCAGGTTCAGGAAGCTGAAGATGCCAGAGATTGAGAAGATAAAGCCTCTCTGGCAGGGACTGATGGATGATAACTTCGATAAAGTCGCAAAGAGGAATCCTAATCTCAAAGAAGAAAGGAAGATGATCAAGAATCCCTGGAGGGATGTGAAGAAATATTATTCTGACAATATAAAGAAAGGGAAAGGAGTCATATTTGTTGCTGAACATAATGATGAAATCATAGCACATAATTTCAACCTCATCAAGCTCAACATACCTATCTTCCTGCCAAAAGAGCTAGGATATATCGGAGAGCTCTATGTTGAAAAAGGATATAGAAGCTTAGGGATAGGAAACAGGTTCAGGAAGATGGCATTTGATTGGTTCAAGAAGAAAGGCATCAAGAGAGCTTCAATACAGGTCATGAGAGATAATCCTATGGCACATAAGTTATATAAGAGATGGGGCTTCCATGATTTCAAGATAGAGATGCGAAAAAATCTTTAA
- a CDS encoding polyprenyl synthetase family protein produces MQMFDFYKRIIEEELKQAIPKEMTFNYARSFSNSKEYEYDYKALTKAILEPLWEFLNRGGKRWRPVLMMLAHEATGGNPLEIRRLSIIPELIHNGTLIVDDIEDDSKTRRGKRASHLIFGKDVSINMANFLYFLPHKIISESDLTPRKKKTLNDLINQEMSRLHLGQAMDIHWHNSKEHNVAEAQYFQMCAFKTGCLARLPVKMGAVLAGASRKEINALSRFAEAVGIAFQIKDDILNLTGSKHWGKEVGDDIQENKKSLIMIHFMKSSSQKDRNRMISYLGKKPSKSDMAAILSLLNKYGSIEYSMKKAEDMISRAQRELYTSLPDTRAKNDLLMMSGYLITRKF; encoded by the coding sequence ATGCAGATGTTTGATTTTTACAAGCGGATAATCGAAGAGGAACTGAAGCAGGCAATACCCAAAGAGATGACATTCAACTATGCAAGAAGCTTCTCAAATTCCAAGGAATATGAGTATGACTACAAGGCGCTGACAAAAGCAATCCTTGAGCCATTATGGGAATTCCTCAACAGAGGAGGCAAGAGATGGAGGCCTGTGCTCATGATGCTGGCACATGAGGCGACAGGAGGGAATCCGCTTGAGATAAGAAGGCTCAGCATAATACCTGAACTCATACACAACGGCACGCTCATAGTGGATGATATCGAGGATGACAGCAAGACAAGGAGAGGAAAAAGGGCATCGCACCTGATATTCGGGAAAGATGTCTCGATAAACATGGCAAACTTCCTGTATTTCCTGCCGCACAAGATAATCAGCGAGTCAGACCTTACGCCGAGAAAAAAGAAGACACTCAATGACCTGATAAACCAGGAGATGTCACGACTCCACCTGGGACAGGCAATGGACATACACTGGCATAATTCCAAAGAGCACAATGTGGCAGAAGCGCAGTACTTCCAGATGTGCGCATTCAAGACAGGATGCCTTGCAAGGCTTCCTGTGAAGATGGGTGCAGTCCTGGCAGGAGCAAGCAGGAAAGAGATAAATGCGCTTTCAAGATTCGCAGAGGCTGTGGGGATAGCTTTCCAGATAAAGGATGACATACTCAACCTCACAGGATCAAAGCACTGGGGCAAGGAAGTCGGGGATGATATACAGGAGAACAAGAAAAGCCTCATCATGATACACTTCATGAAAAGCTCAAGCCAGAAAGACAGGAACAGGATGATATCCTATCTTGGGAAGAAGCCAAGCAAGAGTGACATGGCAGCCATACTCTCGCTCCTCAACAAATATGGCTCAATCGAGTATTCCATGAAAAAAGCAGAGGACATGATAAGCAGAGCCCAGAGAGAGCTATACACATCGCTCCCTGACACAAGAGCAAAGAATGACCTGCTGATGATGTCAGGCTATCTCATAACAAGAAAATTCTGA